One region of Duncaniella freteri genomic DNA includes:
- a CDS encoding alpha-2-macroglobulin family protein, translated as MLRLIRVFLSIVVLLTAQNMMGQASSSKVKTPDFAFPKTVIQQSSNSLSVAMRDGDNEAIIRSLLDYALAENAIGSGSLPDGIKKIDSVMTVSNDPVLTGMLSMIEAYIYNNVYTMDSWRYDRRNSPMEPLPADYNEWSGEQFRHKIESLIDVALSDSTSLRAVPLREYRTVITQDRQTEIYYPTLYDFIACQAVSIFKSWSANQHFFPLWMARASANSLNKLTLPSLKRDPRGEKILAIYASVLSDTKRGSATDVNTRLERLQFLRSNIVDENNNPYDRLSQSLYMELYDSYLNADGKPTTEYAGDILLAVPGYGDNNDREMYDVIRSFIKACPGYWRKNCLRQKLNQMTQKRVEIHSPQVAAPGKDMEIGVSLFNVEKMTVDIYDVSSAPVWRDDYKLGTGRKIASIPVDATGNRVPFRDDRKVRYTFSRPGNYIAVPVVNGITPKNSNFQKIHVTNVALSSSTFLDRTVWAVNAGDGAPLGDVIININKSRYGKNGNTERLGATGADGALSVKDVSGVLTAINGADRYALPLYIYNFNYDRPDKWVMASRGYSSLPLYHQGDTVEWVAICYEYKGGLNRPYSGKSVSAVLYDANSVAVDTLKCDTDRFGRACGKFTLPTSGLTGRYRIAIDDQFNTVNFEVSDYKLPTFRVVAPKIERGVPESGDVTIRGNVETYSGFPLADAEVTVALKVAQRPRWWYMSREYDVYSTTVRTDANGSYEVVFTDDIFATSPLENGYYTVSVTALSSTGESQTGSVSFSRGERYLIKVAMPADIDMSETDTLPVDVRLVNYEDSVVMESVNVKLVGSDSTVVASSSIKGKGLLSVKGCDQGVYKVVFTHENADSVVNEVVLYDSDSAGTPYPDALIWSPDEEISVNGTADSYWLYAVNCDTHVLATLWSSGRVISQRWEKAHKGFNRISVDLPADIDEATLTVMATGDYHQENRNVEVKRTGSMKGLKIVAETFRDRTVPGGEETWTFSVTDLNGNGREAAVIVDMYNTALDALSKSDWSFNANKGWQKSFDWNVSSLRGTSDFYYSLPTSQVNLKCPDFVDPEFNTYGVSFRNIRLRGMKMSRALTGSLSGVVVRELNVIDEQSVESAKDYDYAAPSIAQKKADSGMGYDEVGAVREHSEEVTVSEKESFSYRESDVSLAFFRPSLVTGKDGKLALKFTVPNANTTWGFRAVAFTDSLLSATFSRDILASKEIMVQPNLPRFLRTGDRVAVKASVMNATDEEQRVETVVEIFNPSDGEVMYSFNQLDTIAPNGSKVVETGMLSVPSDMPLWGYRIKSSTETRADGEQVLIPVLPSVTPVIETYPFYVAPEQSEFSMKLPKIPADSRVTLKFCENPVWYVVTALPGLLQKDATSAPDAARSIFSAAVASGLLRDNPEIAAALKEWNESDKSAEILTSMLERNEKLKIVLLNASPWMLDARNDTERMSRLALLFDKKTVEKTIDANISLLAKLSHKSGGWSWCAQYSEPSRWATNEVLWMMGRLVRLGFLPEDSGLRKMISAALDWDTSETLKEFRKYPDGVYTRYVHLHDMFAKMNIGAADGRIVDSVTQRILNSWKDEPLACKAIEAQVLYSHDYRSVSKELIASMRQFAKTTPENGMWFPSLDDNVWYGSMNNIGITSLILETFAMIEPGCDDIDLLRQWLILQKGAQNWGSSVAATEAVSAILTTSSKWIVPASGSVVRVGGSELRPDRVERLTGEYEMDLRVDKSSGKSLSITKKGDTPSWGAVFCQYVDDMTSVKAQDCPELSVAKELLVAVDQSGDGNFGRQAVKNADSFTIGDRVTVRLLLKADRDMDYVAIVDDRPACFEPVEQLPAPMYSDGIRFYRENRDASTRIFIDHLPKGTYLLSYDMWVNNAGTYISGIATVQSEYAPQYSAHSSGDSIEVK; from the coding sequence ATGCTAAGGCTGATTCGTGTATTTTTATCGATTGTTGTGCTTTTGACAGCTCAGAATATGATGGGACAGGCTTCTTCAAGCAAAGTCAAGACTCCTGACTTTGCGTTTCCAAAGACTGTGATACAGCAGTCGAGTAACTCTCTCTCTGTCGCTATGCGTGACGGAGACAATGAGGCTATAATTAGATCTCTGCTTGATTATGCCCTCGCCGAAAATGCGATAGGTAGCGGGAGTCTTCCTGACGGAATCAAAAAGATCGATTCTGTTATGACAGTCAGCAATGATCCGGTGCTCACAGGTATGCTTTCGATGATTGAGGCTTACATTTACAATAATGTGTATACGATGGATAGCTGGAGGTATGATCGTCGAAATTCACCGATGGAGCCTCTTCCTGCCGACTATAACGAATGGAGCGGTGAACAGTTCCGTCATAAGATCGAGTCCTTGATCGATGTTGCTCTTTCTGACAGTACGTCATTGCGCGCTGTGCCCTTGCGTGAATATAGGACTGTGATAACACAGGACCGCCAGACTGAGATATATTATCCGACATTGTATGATTTTATAGCTTGTCAAGCTGTTTCTATTTTTAAGAGCTGGAGTGCCAACCAACACTTTTTCCCTCTTTGGATGGCACGAGCTTCGGCAAATTCATTGAATAAGTTGACTCTGCCTTCACTTAAGCGAGATCCGCGTGGCGAAAAGATTCTTGCGATATATGCGTCAGTACTAAGCGATACAAAGCGCGGGTCTGCCACCGATGTAAACACAAGGCTTGAGCGTCTTCAGTTTCTGCGGTCCAACATTGTGGACGAGAACAACAATCCTTACGACAGATTGAGCCAATCGCTCTATATGGAGCTTTATGATTCGTATCTGAATGCCGACGGAAAGCCGACAACAGAATATGCTGGTGATATATTGTTGGCAGTGCCAGGTTATGGTGACAATAACGATCGTGAGATGTATGATGTCATTAGATCGTTTATTAAGGCATGTCCTGGATATTGGCGTAAGAACTGTCTTAGGCAAAAGCTCAATCAAATGACTCAGAAGCGTGTGGAGATACATTCTCCACAGGTTGCTGCCCCAGGAAAAGATATGGAGATAGGGGTAAGTCTGTTCAACGTGGAAAAGATGACGGTGGATATTTACGATGTCTCTTCTGCTCCTGTGTGGCGTGATGACTATAAGCTGGGTACCGGCAGAAAGATAGCATCTATTCCGGTGGATGCTACAGGCAATCGCGTACCGTTCCGTGATGACAGGAAAGTCAGATATACTTTCTCGCGGCCTGGAAATTATATTGCAGTGCCGGTAGTTAATGGCATCACTCCTAAAAACAGTAATTTCCAAAAGATTCATGTTACCAATGTCGCACTCAGCTCATCGACGTTTCTCGATCGGACGGTATGGGCAGTAAATGCAGGTGATGGAGCTCCGTTGGGTGATGTCATAATCAATATAAATAAATCCCGATATGGTAAAAACGGAAATACAGAACGGCTGGGTGCTACCGGAGCCGATGGAGCTCTCAGTGTCAAGGATGTTTCCGGAGTTCTGACAGCTATAAATGGAGCTGACAGATATGCGCTCCCATTGTATATATATAATTTTAATTATGACAGGCCTGACAAATGGGTGATGGCGTCAAGAGGGTATTCTTCCTTGCCGCTTTATCATCAAGGTGATACAGTGGAATGGGTTGCAATATGTTATGAGTACAAAGGTGGGCTTAACCGTCCATACTCCGGCAAGAGCGTGTCAGCTGTGCTCTATGATGCAAACTCTGTGGCGGTGGATACTTTAAAGTGTGATACCGACAGGTTCGGACGAGCTTGTGGGAAATTCACTCTACCGACATCCGGGCTCACAGGAAGATACCGTATTGCAATTGACGACCAGTTCAATACCGTTAATTTTGAGGTCTCTGACTATAAGTTGCCTACGTTCCGTGTTGTTGCACCAAAGATTGAACGCGGTGTTCCGGAATCAGGAGATGTGACGATACGAGGCAATGTGGAGACCTATTCCGGATTTCCACTTGCTGATGCGGAAGTGACAGTGGCATTGAAGGTTGCTCAGCGTCCGCGATGGTGGTACATGTCAAGGGAATATGATGTTTATTCCACAACTGTCAGAACGGATGCCAATGGCAGTTATGAGGTAGTGTTCACCGATGATATTTTTGCTACATCCCCTCTTGAAAACGGATATTACACAGTTTCTGTGACAGCATTGTCGTCGACTGGGGAATCACAGACTGGAAGCGTGTCTTTTTCACGAGGAGAGCGTTATCTCATTAAGGTTGCAATGCCTGCTGACATTGATATGTCTGAAACAGACACGTTGCCTGTGGATGTCCGACTTGTGAATTATGAGGACTCTGTGGTTATGGAATCCGTAAATGTGAAGCTCGTAGGAAGTGATTCCACGGTTGTTGCCTCATCTTCGATAAAAGGTAAAGGATTATTGAGTGTCAAAGGATGTGATCAGGGTGTGTATAAGGTGGTGTTCACCCATGAGAATGCTGATTCTGTGGTCAATGAAGTGGTGCTTTATGACTCTGATTCAGCTGGCACCCCTTATCCCGATGCTTTGATATGGTCTCCTGATGAAGAAATTAGTGTCAATGGTACGGCTGATTCCTATTGGCTGTATGCTGTGAATTGTGACACTCATGTGCTTGCCACGTTGTGGTCTTCCGGTCGTGTGATATCTCAGCGATGGGAAAAGGCCCATAAAGGTTTCAATCGTATATCTGTGGACCTGCCTGCCGATATTGATGAGGCTACTTTGACAGTTATGGCTACTGGAGATTACCACCAGGAGAACAGGAATGTAGAAGTGAAACGTACCGGCAGCATGAAAGGTTTGAAGATTGTTGCCGAGACTTTCCGTGACCGTACTGTGCCAGGTGGGGAGGAGACATGGACATTCAGTGTTACCGATCTCAATGGCAACGGTAGGGAGGCTGCGGTAATTGTCGATATGTATAACACAGCTCTTGATGCACTTTCTAAATCTGACTGGAGTTTCAATGCCAATAAGGGATGGCAGAAATCATTTGATTGGAACGTATCGTCATTGCGTGGCACATCTGATTTCTATTATTCATTACCCACATCTCAGGTCAATCTGAAATGCCCTGACTTTGTAGATCCGGAATTTAATACTTATGGAGTTTCTTTCCGTAACATCCGTTTGCGTGGAATGAAAATGTCACGAGCATTGACCGGATCGTTAAGTGGTGTTGTCGTAAGAGAACTGAATGTTATTGATGAGCAGAGTGTCGAGTCCGCGAAGGATTACGATTATGCCGCTCCGTCAATAGCACAGAAGAAAGCTGACAGCGGAATGGGTTATGATGAGGTCGGTGCCGTAAGAGAGCATAGTGAAGAAGTGACTGTAAGCGAGAAGGAGTCATTCTCATATAGGGAATCAGATGTGTCACTTGCATTTTTCAGACCATCGCTTGTCACTGGCAAAGACGGAAAACTTGCATTGAAATTTACAGTTCCCAATGCAAACACAACATGGGGGTTCCGTGCTGTTGCATTCACAGATTCACTTCTTTCGGCTACATTCTCAAGGGATATTTTAGCGTCCAAGGAGATCATGGTACAGCCCAATCTTCCACGATTCCTGCGTACTGGCGACCGTGTGGCTGTAAAGGCTTCGGTAATGAATGCGACCGATGAGGAGCAGAGAGTTGAGACTGTAGTTGAAATATTTAACCCATCCGACGGCGAGGTCATGTATAGTTTTAATCAGTTGGATACTATCGCTCCCAATGGAAGTAAGGTGGTGGAGACTGGGATGCTGTCAGTTCCGTCGGATATGCCCCTTTGGGGTTACAGGATCAAGTCGTCAACCGAGACTCGCGCTGACGGTGAGCAGGTGCTTATACCGGTGCTCCCGTCCGTGACACCTGTGATCGAGACTTATCCATTCTATGTGGCTCCTGAGCAGAGCGAGTTCTCGATGAAGTTGCCGAAAATTCCGGCTGACAGCCGTGTGACATTAAAGTTCTGTGAGAATCCTGTATGGTATGTTGTGACAGCTCTTCCTGGATTGTTGCAGAAAGATGCAACGTCGGCACCTGATGCCGCACGCAGCATTTTTTCAGCAGCGGTCGCTTCAGGATTGTTGCGCGACAATCCTGAGATAGCTGCCGCATTGAAGGAATGGAACGAGAGTGACAAGTCGGCAGAGATTCTCACTTCGATGCTTGAGCGCAATGAGAAGTTGAAAATAGTACTTCTGAATGCGTCGCCATGGATGCTTGATGCGCGTAATGACACTGAGCGTATGTCTCGCCTGGCATTGCTTTTCGATAAAAAGACTGTTGAAAAGACTATTGATGCAAATATATCTCTGCTTGCCAAACTGTCACACAAAAGTGGCGGATGGAGTTGGTGTGCACAGTATAGTGAGCCGTCCAGATGGGCCACCAATGAAGTGCTGTGGATGATGGGTCGCCTTGTGCGTCTCGGATTCCTTCCGGAGGACAGCGGGCTTAGAAAAATGATTTCCGCAGCATTGGATTGGGACACATCCGAGACATTGAAGGAATTCCGTAAATATCCCGATGGTGTTTACACTCGCTACGTGCATCTTCATGATATGTTTGCAAAGATGAATATCGGAGCAGCTGACGGACGGATAGTCGATTCTGTCACACAGCGTATACTTAATTCCTGGAAGGATGAGCCGTTGGCATGTAAAGCTATTGAGGCCCAAGTCCTTTACAGCCATGACTATAGAAGTGTGTCAAAGGAGTTGATTGCATCTATGCGTCAGTTTGCAAAAACTACACCGGAAAATGGCATGTGGTTCCCGTCGCTTGATGATAATGTTTGGTACGGTTCGATGAACAATATCGGGATTACATCCCTCATCCTGGAGACTTTCGCGATGATAGAGCCCGGATGTGATGATATCGACTTGTTGCGTCAGTGGCTAATTCTTCAGAAAGGTGCTCAGAACTGGGGTTCATCTGTTGCAGCAACGGAGGCAGTCTCCGCCATACTCACTACATCCAGCAAATGGATTGTTCCTGCATCGGGCTCTGTTGTAAGAGTTGGTGGCAGTGAGCTGCGTCCTGACAGGGTGGAGCGTTTGACCGGTGAGTATGAGATGGATCTTCGAGTCGATAAGTCATCAGGGAAGAGCCTTTCTATAACTAAAAAGGGCGATACTCCATCGTGGGGAGCCGTGTTCTGTCAATATGTTGATGATATGACATCTGTCAAGGCTCAGGATTGCCCTGAACTGAGTGTTGCCAAAGAGTTGTTGGTGGCTGTCGATCAGTCAGGAGACGGTAATTTCGGCAGACAGGCCGTAAAGAATGCCGATTCATTCACTATCGGAGACCGTGTCACAGTGAGATTGCTGCTGAAAGCGGATCGTGATATGGATTATGTAGCTATTGTTGATGACCGCCCGGCATGTTTCGAGCCTGTAGAACAGCTCCCGGCCCCGATGTATTCAGATGGCATACGCTTTTATCGAGAGAATCGTGATGCTTCGACAAGAATATTCATAGATCATCTGCCGAAGGGAACGTATCTGCTCTCTTATGATATGTGGGTCAATAATGCCGGGACATATATTTCTGGTATTGCGACGGTACAGAGTGAATATGCACCGCAGTACTCAGCTCATTCATCCGGGGATAGCATTGAGGTGAAATAG
- a CDS encoding RNA polymerase sigma factor, protein MAKENQLDDTSLVARLRDNKSCRAAFGDMIKLYTEPLYRQIRRMVQSHDDANDLLQNTFLKAWQNIENFRGDAKLSTWLYKIAINESITYLEKERKRLGLTLDDEESHIVHLIEADTDIDGDELARQLREAIAALPEKQRLVFNMRYYDDMKYEQMSEILGTSVGALKASYHLAVKKIEQFFSDLD, encoded by the coding sequence ATGGCAAAGGAAAATCAACTTGACGATACATCACTTGTGGCGCGGCTTAGGGACAATAAGAGCTGTCGTGCCGCCTTTGGCGACATGATTAAGCTCTACACCGAACCCCTCTACCGTCAGATACGTCGCATGGTGCAGAGCCATGATGATGCCAATGACTTGTTGCAGAACACCTTCCTTAAGGCGTGGCAGAACATTGAGAATTTCCGTGGAGATGCCAAACTGTCGACATGGCTTTACAAGATAGCCATAAATGAGAGCATAACCTATCTGGAAAAGGAGCGTAAGCGTCTCGGATTGACACTGGACGACGAGGAGTCGCATATAGTGCATCTTATTGAAGCTGATACGGATATCGATGGTGATGAATTGGCACGGCAGCTTCGTGAAGCTATTGCTGCATTACCTGAAAAGCAACGTCTGGTATTCAATATGCGTTATTATGACGACATGAAATATGAACAGATGTCCGAGATTCTCGGCACCTCGGTAGGAGCCTTGAAAGCGTCCTATCATCTTGCCGTTAAAAAAATAGAACAATTTTTCTCAGACTTGGACTAA
- a CDS encoding META domain-containing protein, with the protein MRINTFISAIAIMALTTGCSILRNNQSKTPPTTASSTATNTTATTQTSKTETPALDDIIDNMKGEWSIVEVNGTKVTVNGENHPKITLNPAESRTGVMEVIGFNGCNYLNGMWNIKENKITPSGEFISTLKACPDAPYEFAVSKAINEVASYKLTDASNMSLLSSDGRVVMKLHKQNLAFLNGAWKVTAIEGKAITAKIKIVIDVEEKRVHGNAGCNLINGEIIVNLDKGNGIEFKNLATSRMICPDIATEQAFLLALENVDTAAEGETPNQAVLKDNDGKTILSLTRLSPDEIAD; encoded by the coding sequence ATGAGAATCAACACATTCATATCAGCAATCGCAATTATGGCTCTTACAACCGGTTGCAGCATTCTCCGCAACAACCAAAGCAAAACACCTCCGACTACTGCCTCATCTACAGCTACTAATACTACTGCCACAACCCAGACATCCAAGACTGAAACTCCGGCTCTTGATGATATCATTGACAATATGAAAGGGGAATGGTCAATCGTTGAGGTCAATGGCACCAAAGTTACAGTGAACGGTGAGAACCATCCTAAAATCACTCTCAATCCAGCAGAATCACGAACTGGAGTAATGGAGGTTATCGGATTTAATGGATGCAACTATCTGAATGGCATGTGGAACATCAAAGAAAACAAGATAACACCTTCTGGTGAATTCATCTCAACGCTCAAAGCTTGTCCTGATGCCCCATATGAATTTGCGGTCAGCAAAGCTATAAATGAAGTAGCATCATACAAACTCACCGATGCATCCAACATGTCACTTCTGTCATCTGACGGCAGAGTAGTCATGAAGCTTCACAAACAAAACCTTGCATTCCTGAACGGTGCATGGAAAGTTACAGCCATCGAGGGAAAGGCAATCACTGCCAAAATAAAGATTGTGATTGATGTTGAAGAAAAGCGCGTTCACGGCAATGCAGGCTGCAACCTTATCAATGGAGAAATCATCGTCAACCTTGATAAAGGCAACGGCATTGAATTCAAGAATCTTGCCACTTCACGTATGATCTGTCCAGATATCGCTACCGAACAGGCATTCCTTCTCGCTCTGGAGAACGTGGACACTGCTGCTGAAGGCGAAACCCCCAATCAGGCTGTGCTTAAGGACAACGACGGAAAGACCATCCTGTCGCTCACTCGTCTTTCACCCGATGAAATAGCAGACTAA
- a CDS encoding M24 family metallopeptidase gives MENIQKHSIILWSRDEYRLRLTRIREHMSASSVDAILLSDNANIYYLTGRVFAGYAYVTLKGEPIYFVRRPVGLSGDSVVYIRKPEEITGSIGMAAPQSIGIELDVLPYSSVQRLVPLFPGAELKNASSIMRSVRAVKPPMALQMLRESGERHARVYSRIPGLFQEGMSDYDLQVEIENVSRREGCLGQFRISGDSMELYMGNTIAGNNADTPSPYDFAMGGAGMDPSLPVGANGTLITPGTTVMVDMNGNYNGYMTDMTRVFALGDISPLALKAHQCSIDIHRALSEMMRPGNTAKSLWEKAEEIVVAADLKPYYMGHRQHAGFIGHGVGIEINELPVIAPRSRDIIQEHNVIALEPKFVIPNVGAVGIENTYIVHADHAECITLAPEEIIYFDR, from the coding sequence ATGGAGAACATCCAGAAGCATTCGATAATACTGTGGAGCAGAGATGAGTATCGACTGAGGCTCACAAGGATACGTGAACATATGTCAGCATCCTCTGTCGATGCCATTCTGCTTTCCGATAATGCCAATATATATTATCTGACAGGCAGAGTCTTTGCAGGATACGCCTACGTCACTCTGAAAGGTGAACCTATATACTTTGTGCGCCGACCTGTAGGACTAAGCGGCGATAGCGTGGTGTATATACGCAAACCTGAAGAGATAACAGGGTCCATCGGTATGGCTGCTCCACAATCCATAGGTATCGAACTGGATGTGCTGCCATATTCTTCCGTACAGCGTCTGGTGCCGTTATTCCCTGGTGCCGAATTAAAGAACGCATCATCAATAATGCGTAGCGTCCGTGCTGTAAAGCCGCCAATGGCACTACAGATGTTACGTGAATCAGGCGAACGTCACGCACGTGTGTACAGCCGTATTCCAGGACTGTTCCAAGAAGGGATGAGCGACTACGATCTTCAGGTTGAGATCGAGAACGTGAGCCGCCGTGAGGGATGCTTGGGTCAATTCCGCATCAGCGGCGACTCCATGGAGCTATATATGGGGAACACCATTGCAGGAAACAATGCCGACACCCCTTCCCCTTATGATTTTGCAATGGGGGGAGCAGGTATGGACCCATCCCTGCCGGTAGGAGCCAACGGTACACTCATAACTCCCGGCACGACCGTGATGGTTGACATGAACGGCAATTATAACGGTTACATGACCGATATGACCCGAGTGTTCGCTCTTGGCGACATCAGCCCTTTAGCACTCAAAGCTCATCAGTGCTCCATCGACATCCACCGTGCACTCTCCGAAATGATGCGCCCCGGCAACACAGCAAAGAGCCTTTGGGAAAAAGCCGAAGAGATTGTCGTGGCGGCCGACCTCAAACCATATTATATGGGGCACCGTCAGCATGCGGGATTCATCGGCCACGGCGTAGGCATTGAGATCAACGAGCTGCCGGTAATTGCCCCGCGAAGCCGAGACATCATCCAGGAGCATAACGTCATAGCTCTCGAACCTAAATTCGTGATTCCTAACGTGGGAGCCGTAGGCATAGAGAACACCTACATAGTACATGCCGATCATGCGGAATGCATAACCCTCGCTCCTGAAGAGATCATATATTTCGACAGATAG
- a CDS encoding CCA tRNA nucleotidyltransferase codes for MTLNRLDKVITKIDTPLYHTIGEAADSIGRPCYAVGGCVRDFFLGRPSKDVDFVTVGSGIELAEVVAKLLGKGTHLTVFRNFGTAQVKRHSVELEFVGARKESYQRNSRKPIVEDGTLEEDLSRRDFTINALALRINREGFGELIDLFNGVADIERGILRTPLDPDITFSDDPLRMMRAVRFATQLQFNIFPETFAAIKRNAERIKIISRERIVDELMKIMKSPRPSIGWQLLLECDLLPIIMPELAAMKGVDTLNGRSHKDNFAHTLEVLDNVSAKSDNVWLRWAALMHDIAKPVTKRWDEKTGWTFHNHNFVGSKMVPRIFRNMRLPQDQKMKYVAKLVELHMRPIALVEEEVTDSAVRRLINDAGDDLEDLMMLCEADITSKNREKVKRLLANFAIVRDKIADLNVRDEIRKLQPPVDGNEIMEIFGIKGSPVIGVIKSTIKNAILDGIIAPNDREAALEIMFRIADENGLKPVVTQSQK; via the coding sequence ATGACATTAAACCGATTAGATAAAGTAATTACAAAAATAGACACACCCCTCTATCACACTATAGGCGAGGCGGCCGATTCCATCGGTCGCCCCTGCTATGCCGTAGGGGGATGTGTACGCGATTTCTTCCTCGGACGTCCGTCCAAAGATGTGGACTTCGTAACCGTCGGGAGCGGTATAGAACTCGCCGAGGTTGTTGCGAAACTCCTCGGGAAAGGCACCCACCTGACAGTGTTCCGCAACTTCGGAACAGCCCAGGTGAAACGGCACTCTGTAGAACTTGAATTTGTAGGGGCACGCAAGGAATCCTATCAGCGCAACTCCCGCAAACCTATAGTGGAAGACGGAACTCTTGAAGAGGACCTCTCGCGTCGCGATTTCACTATCAACGCCCTTGCCCTGCGTATCAACCGCGAAGGGTTCGGCGAACTCATCGATCTATTCAACGGTGTCGCCGATATAGAGCGAGGAATACTCCGGACTCCGCTCGACCCTGACATCACATTCAGCGATGATCCCCTCAGAATGATGAGGGCTGTACGGTTCGCCACTCAACTACAGTTCAACATCTTCCCTGAAACTTTTGCAGCAATCAAACGCAATGCCGAACGGATCAAGATCATCTCCCGCGAACGAATCGTGGATGAGCTGATGAAGATAATGAAATCGCCCCGCCCCTCCATAGGATGGCAATTACTGCTCGAATGTGATCTCCTGCCGATAATAATGCCTGAGCTTGCCGCCATGAAAGGGGTAGATACCCTAAACGGACGCAGCCACAAGGACAATTTCGCACACACACTCGAAGTACTCGACAATGTATCGGCAAAAAGCGACAATGTGTGGCTACGCTGGGCAGCTCTCATGCACGATATAGCCAAACCTGTCACCAAACGTTGGGACGAAAAGACAGGATGGACATTCCATAATCATAATTTTGTCGGCTCAAAGATGGTTCCGCGCATATTCCGCAATATGCGCCTGCCTCAGGACCAAAAGATGAAATACGTGGCAAAACTTGTGGAGCTGCACATGCGCCCGATAGCACTCGTAGAAGAAGAGGTGACCGACTCGGCGGTGCGACGTCTCATAAATGATGCCGGTGACGATCTTGAGGACCTAATGATGCTATGCGAAGCAGACATAACATCCAAAAACCGGGAAAAAGTAAAACGCCTACTTGCCAATTTTGCCATAGTCAGAGACAAGATTGCCGATCTCAACGTACGTGACGAAATACGCAAACTTCAACCACCTGTCGACGGCAACGAGATAATGGAGATATTCGGCATAAAAGGGAGCCCAGTGATAGGTGTGATCAAAAGCACTATCAAAAATGCGATTCTTGACGGCATAATCGCGCCAAACGACCGTGAGGCTGCCCTCGAAATTATGTTCCGGATAGCAGATGAAAATGGACTGAAACCGGTGGTCACACAATCTCAGAAATAA
- a CDS encoding 6-pyruvoyl trahydropterin synthase family protein → MYYITKTFELAGCHRLELSYPSKCSRLHGHNWIVTVHCRSRELNADGMVIDFSHIKERITAYLDHGNFNELLPFNPTAENIARWVCDQIDTCYRVDVKESEGNVASYVVEEKA, encoded by the coding sequence ATGTACTATATAACCAAGACCTTTGAACTCGCAGGATGCCATCGCCTGGAACTATCCTATCCGAGCAAATGCAGCCGTCTTCACGGACACAACTGGATAGTGACAGTACACTGCCGGTCTCGCGAACTTAATGCCGACGGAATGGTGATAGACTTCTCGCACATCAAGGAACGTATCACCGCTTACCTTGACCACGGCAATTTCAACGAGCTCCTGCCATTCAATCCTACTGCCGAAAACATTGCCCGCTGGGTATGTGACCAGATTGACACCTGCTATCGCGTGGATGTCAAAGAAAGCGAAGGTAACGTTGCATCCTATGTAGTAGAGGAGAAGGCTTAG
- a CDS encoding 7-carboxy-7-deazaguanine synthase QueE, producing the protein MKVNEIFYSLQGEGYHTGTPAVFLRLSGCNLKCDFCDTEHQSGTEMALGEILERVLPYPSRHIVITGGEPSLQLNDDLVEMLHNAGFYIQVETNGTNPLPEDIDWVTCSPKGESVVRLKRIDELKVVYLGQDVEEIANRYAAMHYFLQPCSGKNIAETVSYILDHTHWRLSLQTHKIIGIE; encoded by the coding sequence TTGAAAGTCAACGAGATATTCTACTCCTTGCAAGGCGAGGGGTACCATACAGGGACTCCGGCAGTATTTCTGCGTCTGAGCGGATGCAACCTCAAGTGTGATTTCTGTGACACAGAACATCAGTCAGGCACAGAGATGGCTCTCGGAGAGATACTTGAGAGAGTGCTCCCCTACCCTTCACGCCACATCGTAATTACCGGTGGCGAACCGTCACTGCAACTCAATGATGACCTCGTGGAAATGCTTCACAACGCAGGATTCTATATACAGGTTGAGACCAATGGCACCAATCCGCTTCCCGAAGATATCGACTGGGTGACCTGTTCGCCAAAAGGGGAATCAGTGGTAAGACTCAAACGCATCGACGAACTTAAAGTTGTATATCTCGGTCAGGATGTCGAAGAAATAGCCAACCGATATGCTGCAATGCATTACTTCCTACAGCCATGCAGCGGAAAAAACATCGCCGAGACTGTCAGCTACATACTCGACCATACCCATTGGAGACTTTCATTGCAGACCCACAAGATTATAGGAATAGAGTAA